The Deinococcus budaensis genome contains the following window.
CATTCGCTCACCGGGCGCGACACCCCGCTGGGCCTGATTGCACACGTCCAGGCGCGCCTCCTCGCCCAGCATCTGCGCGGCGACCGGCCCCACTACCCGCCCTACCTGCACCGATGATCGACCTGCTGATCTGTTACGACGTGAACACCGAGACCAGCGCCGGACGCAAACGCCTGCGCCGCGTCGCCAAAGTCTGCGTGGCGCACGGCCAGCGCGTGCAAAACAGTGTCTTCGAAGTCAGCGTCAATGACGTGCAACTGCTCGCCCTGCGCGACCAACTGCTGCGGGAAATGGACCCGTCGGAAGACAGCGTCCGCATCTACCGCTTACGTCAACCGCGTGACAAGTTCGTGGAGGCCTTCGGGCGTGACGGGTACCGCGACCTCAGCGCGCCGCTGATCTTGTAAGGGCCGCGCGAACCTGTCGTGACGGACTGAAGCCGGGGGGTCCGCGTTGCCGAAAAATTCCTGCCCAGACGCGGGAGACGCCCCTCTGCCAAGGCGTCCTTCTGGAGGCGGAACAGGGGTTCGCGCATAATCTGGGGCGAAACACGCGCCAGACAGTTCTGACGCGCGAACCGTTGCAGCCGTCTTTCGGGGCGGCTGAGGATTGAAACCGCCCGCCCGCTGCCTCAGCCCCTGCGGCACGGCGTTGCAGCCGTCTTTCGGGGCGGCTGAGGATTGAAACATCCAGCGCCGCCTCGGTCACCGTCACGTTCTGGGTTGCAGCCGTCTTTCGGGGCGGCTGAGGATTGAAACGCGGCGGCGGCCCACATCCGCGCAACGCTCTACCGGGTTGCAGCCGTCTTTCGGGGCGGCTGAGGATTGAAACACCCCGATGACCCGAAATACGCTGTCATCGAAGGGTTGCAGCCGTCTTTCGGGGCGGCTGAGGATTGAAACCTGCGCCTTGAACAGCATCTGATAGATGCTCTCCACGTTGCAGCCGTCTTTCGGGGCGGCTGAGGATTGAAACTCAGGCATCAGCCCCTCGAAATAAGGCATAAATCAGTTGCAGCCGTCTTTCGGGGCGGCTGAGGATTGAAACCAGTCCATGCCGGGCGCGGTGGTCGGCTGGGACGTGGTTGCAGCCGTCTTTCGGGGCGGCTGAGGATTGAAACAAGGGGAACCGGGTGCTGGAAACTGACCGTCACCGTTGCAGCCGTCTTTCGGGGCGGCTGAGGATTGAAACTGGGCGCCGCCCACAGCCACGGGCGCGCGGCTGGGTTGCAGCCGTCTTTCGGGGCGGCTGAGGATTGAAACTACACCCTGACCCCGGCCCGGCCCGTGCTCACGTTGCAGCCGTCTTTCGGGGCGGCTGAGGATTGAAACAGCTCTTCCTGAATGGCGAGGTTGTAGGCCGTCGCGGTTGCAGCCGTCTTTCGGGGCGGCTGAGGATTGAAACCGGCGTGAGTGTGGACGGTGCGAACGGGGCTGCCGTTGCAGCCGTCTTTCGGGGCGGCTGAGGATTGAAACAACACCTACGACCAGAACATCGAGAGCAGGCCCAGCGTTGCAGCCGTCTTTCGGGGCGGCTGAGGATTGAAACCTGAATGACACGCTGCTGAAAGAGATCATCGGCCCGTTGCAGCCGTCTTTCGGGGCGGCTGAGGATTGAAACGACGCGCAGCATGGGGGCCGTGGGGCCGATGCCCTCCGTTGCAGCCGTCTTTCGGGGCGGCTGAGGATTGAAACGTCGAGCGCCGCATAAAACTGCGCGTCCGTCATGCTGTTGCAGCCGTCTTTCGGGGCGGCTGAGGATTGAAACAACCCCAGCTACGCGCCCGGCAGTCCCCGCGCGCGGTTGCAGCCGTCTTTCGGGGCGGCTGGGGATTGAAGCGTCATGTCGGGGCGCCCACCCGTGTTAGCCTCCTTCCCGTGATCCCACAATGACCCTCGCCGTAATTGCCGTCGGCCTGCTCGCCGGGGTGCTGGGCGCGATCCTGGGCCTGGGCGGGGGCGTGGTGGTCGTGCCTGCGCTGGAATTCGTGCTGCCGCTCTTCGGGCGCGAGATCAGCATCAGCCAGGCGGTGGCGGTGTCGCAGATCGGGGTGCTGGCGGTGGGCCTCAGCGGGGCAGCCAGCTACCTGCAACAGGGGCTGGTGCGGGCGCGGACGGGCTACCTGCTCTCGCCGTACACCATCCTGGGCGGGGCGGCGGGCAGTTTTCTGGGGCTGGTGCTGCCTGCCCGCGCGGTGGCGACGGTGTTCGCCCTCCTGCTGCTGTACTCGGCGTACAACCTGCTGCGGGGCCTGAAGCGGGTGGAGGTCGAGCGGCCCCCCAGCCGCCTTGTGCCCCCGGCCATGACCTTCGCGGGCGTGATGAGCGGTCTGCTGGGCATCGGCGGGGGCACGGTGCAGGTGCCGGTGCTCAACCTGCTGGCAGGTGTGCCCATCCGGCAGGCCATCGCCACCTCGACTTTCATCATGGGGCTGACTGCCGTGGGCAACGCGCTGGTGTATCAGGCAGGGGGGTTGCTTGACGTGCGCCTCGCCGCCGGGGTCGCGCTGGGCGTGTTGATCGGGGCGCGGGCGGGCGCCGGACTGCAAAGCCGCATTCCCGCCGCGCAGCTCAAGCTGTTTTTCAGCGTGCTCCTGATCTTCACGGCGGGGCAACTGCTGTGGAAGTACTGGGGGCAGGTGTGACCCCGCCCGAGTCCAGCCGCCCGACCGAACTCGCCGGGTTGCCTGCCTGGCTCTATCCCCTGGGCTTCTGGGTGGCGGTCACGCTGCTGGCGCTGGGGGTGCTGGTTCCCCGCCTCGCGCTGCTGGGTGTCGTGGGTGTGGCTGCCGTGCCGGTCCTGGCCGCCGTGTGGGTCGCCGTGGGCGCGTGGCGCCGGGACCGCCGCCTCAGCCTCGCGGCGCTGGCCGCGCTGGGCGGGCTGGCGGTCGTATTTGTGGTCAAGGGCTTTTTGCCGGGAAGCTGACCTCGTCCCCCGGCGTCAGAATCTCTAAGCTGGGGGCATGACCTTCCGGGCCGCCCTGCTGCTGGGCCTCACGCTGCTGCCCCCCGCCGCCCACGCCCAGCGCACCCCACAGGAGCTGGCGGCCGCGCTTCAGCGGACAGCGCGTGCCGGGGACGCCCCCGCCTACCGCGCCCTCCTCGCGCCGGAGGGCACCTTCGCGGTCGAGGGCGCCAACTTCGCGGCGGACCTGGCCCGCCGGGTGCCCCGCGACGTGACGTTCACCTTCAGCGACCTGCGGGGGGAGGGCGCGCGGGCGGCCGCGACCCTCACCCTGGCATGGACGCGGGTCCCGGAGGGCCAGACCGGGAGCCGCGCCGGGGGGCAGCCCAACCGCGTCAGCCTCCCCGTTCAGCTCGTCCGGGTGGGGGAGGTGTGGCGCTACGCGGGCGAGGCGTTCCTGGCGGTCTCTCCCAGTCCTGTCCCCGCTGACCCCGCCCCAGCCCAGACAGGCACGGCCCAGACAGGTACAGCTCAGACAGGCACGTTGCTCGCGCTGGCGGTGCCCGGCCTGCCCGAGCGGGTGGCGCCTCTCGCCGGGCTGCTGCCGCGCGCCGCCCGGGAGGTCCGGGCCGTGCTGGGGCTGGACGTGCCCGGGAACGCCGTGGTCAAGGTCTACCCGGATGCCGAGCGCCTCAGCGCCAGCGTCGCCCTCTCGCTGCAACCCGTCTCGGGCTGGAATGAACCCGGCGAGGCGATCAAGCTGGCCCTGCCCGGCGGCGCCCCCGCCCAGGCCGAGGCCTCGGCGCTGCGGGTGCTGACCCACGAGTTCACCCACCTCGCCGTGGGGGTGGCGGCCCAGCGGGCAGGCGGGCCGCAGGGCGACAAGCGCATCCCCTGGTGGCTGCACGAGGGGCTGGCAAACTTCGCCGCCCGCGCCTTTACCGCCGGGGCGAGCTGGCAATCGGGGCAGGCCCGCGCCAACGCCTACGCCCGCGCCGGATGGGTGCCCCTCTCCGAGCTGGCCGACTTCCCCGCCGTCCCCGAGAATCGCTGGGACCACGCCTACCGTCAGGGCCTCGGCGTAGTGGAGTTCCTGGCCGGGAAGCAGGGCCGGGACGCCCCCTGGCGGCTCGCGCAGGCCTTCGCGCAGACGGGGGACCGTGACCGGGCAGCCCGCGCCCTGGGTTTCGCCTCTTTCGCCGCGCTGGAGCGGGAGGCGCGGGCGTGGCTGGCCGCCCGCTGAAGCCTGCCCCTGTGTGTCATGGTCGGTGGACAAACGCCCCGCCGCCCCCTACCCTTTGAACCGAGTTCAATATTTGAAACTGCTCACCGCAGGAGGTCACATGCAGACACAGCCTTACCGCATCCAGAAGGCCGCCGTGATCGGCGCGGGCGTGATGGGCGCCGCCATCGCCGCGCAGCTCGCCAACGCGGGGATTCCCGTCACCCTGCTCGACATCGTGCTGCCGGACAACCCCGACCGCAACTTCCTCGCCAAGCAGGGCATTCAGCGGGCGCTCAAGGCCCGCCCCGCCGCCTTCATGGAACCGGACCGCGCGGCGCTCATCACCCCCGGCAACCTCGAAGACGACCTGAAAAAGCTCAAGGACGCCGACTGGATTCTCGAGGCGATCATCGAGAAGCTCGACGCCAAGCGCGACCTGTGGGCGCGGGTGGAGGGCGTCGCCAAGAAGACGGCGATCCTCTCCAGCAACTCCTCGGGCATCCCCATGCACCTCCAGATCGAGGGCCGCTCGGAGGACTTCCAGCGCCGCTTCGTGGGGGCGCACTTCTTCAACCCGCCGCGCTACCTCCACCTGCTGGAGGTCATTCCCACGCCCAAAACCGATCCGGCCGTGCTGGAGGCTTTCAGCGAGTTCGGGGAGAGCGTGCTGGGCAAGGGCATTGTCATCGCCAACGACGTGCCGGGCTTCGTCGCCAACCGCATCGGCGTGTACGGCATCGTCCGCGCCATGCAGCATATGGAGCGCACGGGCCTGACCCCCGACGAGGTGGACCAGCTCACCGGCCCCGCGCTGGGCCGCGCCAAGAGTGCGACCTTCCGCACCGCCGACCTCTCGGGCCTGGACATCATCTACCACGTCGCCAACGATCTGAATAAGGCCACGCCCGCCGACGAGGACTTCACCCTGACCGACACCTTCAAGCGGATCGTGGAGAAGAAGTTCCTGGGCGACAAGACGGGCAGCGGCTTTTACAAGAAGACCAAGGACGAGAAGGGCAAGACCAAGATTCTGTCGCTGAACCTCGACTCGCTGGAGTACGAGGACCGGGGCAAGGTCAAGGTGCCTGCCGTCGAAGCGGTCAAGAGCCAGCCCCTCGCCGCCCGCGTGAAGGCGCTGTACGGCGCGGAGGGCAAGGAAGGCGACTTCCTGCGCGGCGTGATGAACGACGGCTTCTGGTACGCCTCCAAGATGGCCGGGAATGTATCCAACCGCCTTCAGGACATCGATAACGCGCTGAAGTGGGGCTTCGGCTGGGAGGAAGGCCCTTTCGAGACGATGGATACCCTCGGCGTCCAGACCGTGATCGCCAACCTGGAGGCCGAGGGCCGCACCCTCCCGCCCCTGCTTCAGGCCATGAAGAACTCCGGCCGTGAGCGCTTCTACGAGGGCGACACGACCGTCACGCCGACGGGCGAGGCGACCCCGTACCAGGCCCCCTACTTCATCCTGACGGACCTGAAAAAGGATGCCACCAAGGTCGTCAAGAAGCGCCCCGGCGCGAGCATCGTGGACCTGGGCGACGGGGTGCTGCTCGTGGAGTGGCACGCCAAGATGAACGCGCTGGGCGAGGACCAGCTGCGCGCCGTGCAGGACGCGCACAAGCTGGTGGGGGAGATGGGCTACGCGGGCCTCGTCGTGGGCAACCAGGGCGAGAACTTCTCCGCCGGGGCCAACCTCCCGCTGATCCTCTCGCAGGCGCAGGCCGAGGAGTGGGACGAGCTGGACGACGCGATCAAGCAGTTCCAGCAGGTCACGACCTCCATGCGCTTTTCTCCCCACCCCACCGTCGCGGCCCCCTTCGGGCTGGCGCTGGGCGGCGGCTGCGAGTTCTCCATCCACGCCGACCACATCGTCGCAAGCGCCGAGACGTACATGGGGCTGGTGGAAGTCGGCGTCGGCCTGATCCCCGGCGGCGGCGGCACCAAGGAAATGCTGCTGCGCTTTACCGACCAGCTTCAGCCCAACCAGCCGCTGCTGCCCGCCGTGCAGCGGGCCTTCGAACTGATCGGCACGGCCAAGGTCAGCACCTCGGCCCTGGAAGCCCGCAAGCTCGGCTTCCTGCGCGACCACGACACCGTGGTGATGAACAAGAACCACGTCATCGAGGAAGCCAAGCGGA
Protein-coding sequences here:
- the cas2 gene encoding CRISPR-associated endonuclease Cas2, yielding MIDLLICYDVNTETSAGRKRLRRVAKVCVAHGQRVQNSVFEVSVNDVQLLALRDQLLREMDPSEDSVRIYRLRQPRDKFVEAFGRDGYRDLSAPLIL
- a CDS encoding sulfite exporter TauE/SafE family protein; the encoded protein is MTLAVIAVGLLAGVLGAILGLGGGVVVVPALEFVLPLFGREISISQAVAVSQIGVLAVGLSGAASYLQQGLVRARTGYLLSPYTILGGAAGSFLGLVLPARAVATVFALLLLYSAYNLLRGLKRVEVERPPSRLVPPAMTFAGVMSGLLGIGGGTVQVPVLNLLAGVPIRQAIATSTFIMGLTAVGNALVYQAGGLLDVRLAAGVALGVLIGARAGAGLQSRIPAAQLKLFFSVLLIFTAGQLLWKYWGQV
- a CDS encoding 3-hydroxyacyl-CoA dehydrogenase/enoyl-CoA hydratase family protein, translating into MQTQPYRIQKAAVIGAGVMGAAIAAQLANAGIPVTLLDIVLPDNPDRNFLAKQGIQRALKARPAAFMEPDRAALITPGNLEDDLKKLKDADWILEAIIEKLDAKRDLWARVEGVAKKTAILSSNSSGIPMHLQIEGRSEDFQRRFVGAHFFNPPRYLHLLEVIPTPKTDPAVLEAFSEFGESVLGKGIVIANDVPGFVANRIGVYGIVRAMQHMERTGLTPDEVDQLTGPALGRAKSATFRTADLSGLDIIYHVANDLNKATPADEDFTLTDTFKRIVEKKFLGDKTGSGFYKKTKDEKGKTKILSLNLDSLEYEDRGKVKVPAVEAVKSQPLAARVKALYGAEGKEGDFLRGVMNDGFWYASKMAGNVSNRLQDIDNALKWGFGWEEGPFETMDTLGVQTVIANLEAEGRTLPPLLQAMKNSGRERFYEGDTTVTPTGEATPYQAPYFILTDLKKDATKVVKKRPGASIVDLGDGVLLVEWHAKMNALGEDQLRAVQDAHKLVGEMGYAGLVVGNQGENFSAGANLPLILSQAQAEEWDELDDAIKQFQQVTTSMRFSPHPTVAAPFGLALGGGCEFSIHADHIVASAETYMGLVEVGVGLIPGGGGTKEMLLRFTDQLQPNQPLLPAVQRAFELIGTAKVSTSALEARKLGFLRDHDTVVMNKNHVIEEAKRMVLALAPGYVQPTPRQNIPVMGDAAIAAVKLALYGMTEGGYASKYDAEVGTQLARVLSGGTGNNRTAKVSEQHLLDLERDAFLTLLGKKGTQQRIEHMLKTGKPLRN